One Legionellales bacterium genomic window carries:
- a CDS encoding DUF1016 family protein: MSNNLDDPNKDPNPEFDQVCQTAIGYVAQARRNVLKSVNHEQVIAYWKIGRLIVETEQQGKERAGYGTALLKTLSERLTREFKRGFSLTNIKYMRIFYQTFRDRIRHEAGDEFQQPDFNKNLSWTHYRLLMSESREEVRRFYEIEADKNHWSTPQLERQMAGCLYERLAASRDTEGVMQLANQGHIIEKPEDALKNPVILDFLGYKEHHRYTETDLESAIIDHLQEFLLEMGKGFAFVSRQKRITMDGEYFRPDLVFYHTILKAYCIIDLKSGKRINHGDVGQMMMYVNYFDREVKQEDDNPTIGLLLCAKQNEAAVKYTLPENNKQVFTRKYQFHLPTVEELQKEVSREYEQVLGRLNSESDEE; encoded by the coding sequence GTGAGTAACAATCTCGACGACCCAAATAAAGATCCCAACCCTGAATTTGACCAGGTTTGCCAAACTGCTATTGGCTATGTGGCGCAGGCGCGCCGGAACGTACTCAAGTCAGTTAACCACGAGCAGGTTATCGCATATTGGAAAATTGGACGTCTTATCGTTGAAACTGAGCAACAAGGCAAAGAAAGAGCTGGCTACGGCACCGCATTATTAAAGACGTTATCTGAGCGCCTTACTCGCGAGTTTAAACGCGGATTTAGCCTAACTAATATCAAGTATATGCGTATTTTTTACCAAACCTTCCGAGATCGAATTCGTCACGAGGCTGGTGACGAATTCCAACAGCCTGATTTTAATAAAAATTTAAGCTGGACGCATTATCGTTTGCTAATGTCAGAATCTCGCGAAGAAGTTAGAAGGTTTTATGAAATCGAGGCGGATAAAAACCACTGGTCTACACCTCAGCTTGAGCGTCAAATGGCTGGTTGCTTGTACGAGAGGCTGGCCGCAAGTCGTGATACAGAAGGCGTGATGCAACTTGCGAATCAAGGACACATTATAGAAAAGCCGGAAGATGCTCTAAAAAACCCGGTTATTTTAGATTTTTTAGGATACAAAGAACATCATAGATATACAGAAACTGATCTTGAATCAGCGATCATTGATCATCTGCAAGAATTTTTGCTGGAAATGGGAAAAGGTTTTGCCTTTGTAAGTCGGCAAAAAAGGATAACAATGGATGGCGAATATTTTAGGCCAGACTTGGTGTTTTATCACACGATATTAAAAGCTTATTGTATTATTGATTTAAAATCAGGCAAAAGGATTAATCACGGCGACGTTGGCCAAATGATGATGTATGTTAATTATTTTGATCGAGAGGTAAAGCAAGAAGATGATAATCCTACCATAGGACTTTTATTGTGTGCCAAGCAAAATGAGGCTGCGGTAAAATACACACTCCCTGAAAACAACAAGCAAGTTTTTACCCGTAAATATCAATTTCATCTCCCTACCGTTGAAGAACTCCAAAAAGAAGTCTCGCGAGAGTATGAGCAAGTATTAGGTCGCCTTAATTCAGAGTCGGATGAAGAATAG
- a CDS encoding DUF1778 domain-containing protein: protein MTTHSQHSGYSAEKAARLEARLNPAQKEQFQHAADLTGQSLTDFVLNSIQEAANRVIREHQVINLTVSESERFVAALLDSPEPNPALKKAAQRYRKFKVDKD, encoded by the coding sequence ATGACGACACACTCTCAACACTCAGGGTATTCTGCAGAAAAAGCTGCTCGGCTTGAAGCAAGGCTTAATCCTGCGCAAAAAGAACAGTTTCAGCATGCTGCGGATCTAACAGGTCAGTCTCTAACGGATTTTGTTTTAAACTCTATTCAAGAGGCTGCTAACCGTGTCATTCGTGAACATCAAGTAATTAACTTAACAGTGAGTGAGTCTGAGCGCTTTGTTGCTGCGTTACTTGATTCACCTGAGCCAAACCCTGCTTTAAAGAAGGCTGCCCAACGCTATCGCAAGTTTAAGGTCGACAAGGATTAA
- a CDS encoding GNAT family N-acetyltransferase, translated as MVSKFSIDLLQKFHDKKSFSCGIDELDNYLYRQASQDERRSLAVVYVLHDNTDKIIAGYYTLSSTAIELAALPEELSKKLPRYNVIPATLLGRLAIDAKYQGQQLGEVLLMDALDRSYNTSRKNVASYAVVVDAINDNAINFYTKYGFHPLTKNKLFLPMKTIEKLLTDS; from the coding sequence ATGGTCTCTAAATTTTCTATTGACTTGCTTCAAAAATTCCATGATAAAAAATCATTTAGCTGTGGAATTGATGAATTAGATAATTATCTCTATCGTCAAGCGAGCCAAGACGAACGACGCTCCTTGGCAGTAGTGTATGTTCTACATGATAACACAGATAAAATTATTGCCGGCTACTATACTTTATCGTCTACGGCTATTGAGCTAGCAGCACTTCCTGAAGAACTCTCAAAAAAGCTACCGCGTTATAACGTGATTCCAGCAACTCTGCTTGGACGCCTAGCCATTGACGCTAAATATCAAGGGCAACAATTAGGAGAAGTCTTGCTCATGGATGCGCTTGATAGGTCGTATAATACAAGTCGAAAGAACGTTGCATCATATGCTGTGGTCGTTGATGCAATCAATGATAATGCTATAAATTTTTATACAAAATACGGCTTTCATCCACTCACAAAAAATAAACTCTTTCTACCAATGAAAACCATTGAAAAACTGCTTACCGACTCATAA
- a CDS encoding heavy metal-responsive transcriptional regulator, with product MSLITIGELAKTSGVSITAIRYYEKNQLLLPNSRTKAGYRLYTKDTIIKLRFIKNAQQLGFTLDEIGDLIQLQNNSSTTCKQIKAQAYKKLESVEQKIHSLMKIKTALSDLYKNCDSKKAINACPILEALNENDYVEENDDS from the coding sequence ATGAGTTTGATTACAATTGGTGAATTAGCTAAAACCTCAGGCGTAAGCATAACCGCCATTCGCTATTATGAAAAAAATCAGTTATTACTGCCAAACTCCCGTACCAAAGCCGGCTATAGGCTATATACAAAAGATACCATTATAAAGTTGCGATTTATTAAAAATGCGCAACAACTTGGATTCACATTAGACGAAATAGGAGATCTGATTCAATTGCAGAATAATTCCTCGACCACATGTAAACAAATTAAAGCACAGGCTTATAAAAAATTAGAATCTGTTGAGCAAAAAATACATTCTTTAATGAAAATTAAAACAGCTTTATCTGATTTATATAAGAACTGCGATAGTAAAAAAGCAATTAATGCGTGTCCTATTTTGGAAGCTCTCAACGAAAACGACTACGTAGAGGAAAATGATGATAGTTGA
- a CDS encoding MerC domain-containing protein, whose amino-acid sequence MMIVELIYDLTCPNVRATRENLLKAFTKVSLPAKWQEWDRNDPSSPPRVQQYGSPTILIDGQDIADEKPALNNCCRIYHDQSTNTLSPIPTVTAISEKLQKSNMGKDDKEQKVSLKSFITILPSVFVALLPKLTYPLCWPAYTGLLSVFGISFTNYTPYLFPLMLLFLFIALFTLYYKAPLRYGYNPLYLGATSALIVILGKFVFHSNIMLYSGIILLLIASIWNTWPRKKQNCCN is encoded by the coding sequence ATGATGATAGTTGAACTCATTTATGACTTAACCTGTCCAAATGTAAGAGCAACAAGGGAAAATCTTCTCAAAGCATTTACTAAAGTTTCACTCCCTGCAAAATGGCAAGAGTGGGATCGAAACGATCCATCTTCACCTCCCCGTGTTCAGCAATATGGCTCACCAACCATATTAATTGATGGTCAAGATATCGCAGATGAAAAGCCCGCATTAAATAATTGCTGTCGAATTTATCATGATCAATCAACAAACACACTTTCTCCCATACCAACAGTTACAGCAATCAGTGAGAAACTACAAAAGTCAAATATGGGGAAAGACGATAAAGAGCAAAAAGTTTCATTAAAATCCTTTATTACCATTTTACCCAGTGTGTTTGTTGCCTTATTACCAAAACTCACTTATCCTTTATGTTGGCCTGCCTATACAGGTTTATTAAGCGTATTTGGGATCTCATTTACAAATTATACTCCCTATTTATTTCCACTCATGCTCCTCTTTTTATTCATCGCATTATTTACGTTATATTATAAAGCACCATTGCGATATGGCTATAATCCTTTATATTTAGGAGCGACTTCGGCACTTATAGTTATCCTGGGGAAATTTGTTTTTCATAGCAATATCATGCTTTATAGTGGCATTATACTCTTACTCATCGCGAGTATCTGGAATACCTGGCCTAGAAAAAAACAAAATTGTTGCAATTAA
- a CDS encoding thioredoxin family protein, producing MSKRKVEIFSAGCPACQETIELVNKIACPSCEISVLDMHSDDVAKRAKSLGVHRVPAVLIDGKLADCCEGKGPTEISLKSAGIGSSK from the coding sequence ATGAGTAAACGAAAGGTTGAAATTTTTAGTGCTGGTTGCCCAGCTTGTCAAGAAACCATTGAGCTGGTTAATAAAATAGCTTGCCCATCTTGTGAAATTTCAGTATTAGATATGCATTCCGATGACGTAGCTAAAAGAGCAAAATCATTAGGAGTTCACCGCGTTCCCGCTGTCCTTATAGATGGTAAGCTTGCGGATTGCTGTGAAGGCAAAGGGCCAACAGAAATAAGTTTGAAGTCAGCTGGTATTGGATCGTCAAAATAA
- a CDS encoding cation transporter, with protein sequence MAECCGCETIEVRYTRVLWVALLLNFLMFIIEIIICWFAGSIAIFADSIDFLGDAGNYGASLIALKYNPDWRARIAMAKGIIMGGYGILVILFVFLGRSIFESPSGLFMMGIALLALLVNMFVAYLLYRFRKGDSNMVSVWLCSRNDAIINILVLISGAIIAITHQSWPDTIVAFIIGLLGIKSSFTVIKKASQEMRS encoded by the coding sequence ATGGCAGAGTGTTGTGGTTGTGAAACTATTGAAGTGAGATACACGCGTGTTTTATGGGTGGCCTTACTGCTGAATTTTTTGATGTTTATAATTGAAATCATTATCTGTTGGTTTGCGGGATCCATTGCCATATTTGCAGATTCGATAGACTTTCTGGGAGACGCTGGTAATTATGGTGCAAGTCTTATTGCCCTAAAATACAACCCTGATTGGCGAGCGCGTATCGCAATGGCTAAAGGCATTATTATGGGTGGCTATGGAATTCTTGTAATATTATTTGTGTTTTTAGGGCGCTCTATATTTGAATCACCAAGTGGATTATTTATGATGGGGATCGCACTATTGGCATTATTGGTTAATATGTTCGTTGCTTATCTGTTATATCGCTTTCGTAAAGGAGATAGCAATATGGTTTCGGTTTGGTTATGCAGCCGAAATGATGCTATTATTAACATTCTCGTATTAATTTCCGGTGCTATTATTGCGATTACCCATCAATCCTGGCCTGACACTATCGTTGCTTTTATTATTGGATTGCTTGGTATCAAATCATCGTTTACCGTGATAAAAAAAGCATCTCAGGAAATGAGGTCTTAG
- a CDS encoding CusA/CzcA family heavy metal efflux RND transporter, producing MIERILQFSLKQRWLILLVVFGLVGLGIYNFTRLPIDAVPDITNVQVQINTEASGLTPYEVEQRITYPIEVAMSGLPKLDYTRSLSRYGLSQVTVVFKEGTNIYFARQLITERLQSIKSQLPNGLEPQLGPISTGLGEIFMYSVTAKSGALNSKGKPYTPTQLRTIQDWLIRPQLRNIPGVAEVNAIGGYEKQYQVTPDPKKMIQYGITLHDIEQALKNNNNNVGAGYIEKHGEQFLIRVPGQLKTVKAIGNVVVRSHRGVSLRISDLGTVVISHALRSGAGTTGGREAVIGTVSMLMGDNSRVVAKRIAKRLQAVNKTLPKGVVATPVYNRTSLVNATINTVKNNLMEGALLVCIILFLFLGNIRAALITAAVIPISMLMTITGMVHYKISANLMSMGALDFGLIVDGAVIIVENCIKQLGLQSKGNVLSLSERLSITLAASKEVIKPSIFGVLIITIVYIPILTLTGVEGKMFIPMAETVILALLSALVLSLTFVPAAIGILLRGKITEKPNLLVRAAESVYSPCLRANLKWPWASLVVALGIIVLAAILASQMGGEFVPSLDEGDIALHAMRTPSTSLSQSIKMQELVEKTALTFPEVSHVFSKIGTAEVATDPMPPNVADTFVMLKPRKEWPNPNMPKIQLINQLHAALKKLPGNNYEFTQPIQMRFNELISGVRSDVAVKLFGDDMNVLLNNANKIAAILKQIKGSADVKVEQVSGLPMITIHINRHLLARYGLSMSQVQNTVAAALGGSEVGKIYQGDQRFDLTVRLSETLRKDSQILHKIYIDLPGFNDGKRHFIPLSEIATLNINTGPNQISRENGKRRIVVTTNVRGRDLRSFVDSAQNQIDKKLSLPSGYWLAWGGQFEQLASATERLMIVVPIVLLLIFVLLFMSLGSVSDSIIVFTGVPLALTGGVFSLWLRGIPLSISAGVGFIALSGVAVLNGLVILTFISKLVRQEFPIKEAVFQGALQRLRPVLMTALVASLGFVPMAISTGTGAEVQRPLATVVIGGIISSTLLTLFVLPCLYYLVHGKQGKNVRIHKQG from the coding sequence ATGATAGAACGGATTTTACAGTTTTCGCTTAAACAACGTTGGCTCATATTGTTGGTGGTTTTCGGGTTGGTGGGTTTAGGGATCTATAATTTTACTCGACTACCCATTGATGCAGTTCCCGACATTACCAATGTTCAAGTACAAATTAATACTGAAGCGAGTGGTTTAACCCCATACGAGGTTGAGCAACGGATAACCTATCCTATCGAAGTGGCCATGAGTGGTTTGCCGAAATTAGACTACACACGATCATTATCGCGTTATGGACTATCCCAAGTGACGGTGGTATTCAAAGAGGGCACTAATATTTATTTTGCTCGCCAGCTCATTACCGAGCGCTTACAGTCCATTAAAAGTCAATTACCCAATGGATTAGAGCCTCAATTAGGCCCTATTTCAACGGGGTTGGGTGAAATCTTCATGTATAGTGTGACGGCAAAATCCGGTGCATTAAATTCAAAAGGCAAGCCCTATACACCGACACAATTAAGAACCATACAAGACTGGTTAATACGACCGCAGCTTAGAAATATTCCAGGCGTTGCCGAAGTGAACGCAATTGGTGGTTATGAGAAGCAATATCAAGTGACTCCTGATCCCAAAAAAATGATTCAGTACGGTATTACGTTGCATGATATCGAGCAGGCATTAAAAAATAACAATAATAATGTTGGCGCGGGTTACATTGAAAAACATGGTGAACAGTTTTTGATTAGAGTGCCGGGACAGCTCAAGACCGTGAAAGCAATCGGTAATGTTGTGGTTCGCTCTCACCGCGGCGTGAGCTTGCGGATCTCGGATCTTGGTACTGTGGTTATCTCGCATGCCCTGAGAAGTGGGGCCGGAACCACGGGTGGTCGAGAAGCTGTTATTGGAACCGTCTCGATGTTAATGGGCGATAATAGTCGAGTCGTTGCCAAGCGAATTGCGAAACGATTACAGGCCGTGAATAAAACGTTACCTAAAGGTGTTGTGGCTACGCCAGTTTATAATCGTACCAGTTTGGTCAATGCTACCATCAATACGGTAAAAAATAATTTGATGGAAGGCGCCTTACTGGTGTGTATTATATTATTTTTATTCTTAGGAAACATTCGAGCGGCATTGATCACCGCCGCGGTTATTCCAATTTCTATGCTCATGACGATAACGGGTATGGTGCATTATAAAATCAGCGCTAATTTAATGAGCATGGGTGCATTAGACTTTGGCTTGATTGTTGATGGGGCGGTCATTATTGTAGAAAATTGTATTAAACAATTGGGACTACAATCAAAAGGGAATGTATTATCACTATCAGAGCGTCTTTCAATCACGCTAGCGGCCAGCAAAGAAGTTATTAAACCCAGTATCTTTGGCGTACTGATTATCACGATTGTCTATATTCCTATTTTAACCCTCACGGGTGTTGAAGGTAAAATGTTTATTCCTATGGCTGAAACAGTCATTCTAGCGTTGTTATCTGCCTTAGTCTTATCGCTCACCTTTGTTCCCGCCGCGATAGGAATATTGTTGCGAGGAAAGATCACAGAAAAACCCAATCTATTAGTGCGGGCTGCGGAAAGCGTTTATTCACCCTGTCTGCGTGCTAATTTAAAATGGCCTTGGGCAAGCTTAGTTGTCGCGTTGGGTATTATCGTGTTAGCGGCAATCCTTGCATCACAAATGGGCGGGGAATTTGTGCCCAGTTTAGATGAGGGCGATATCGCTCTTCATGCGATGCGAACGCCTTCCACAAGTTTATCTCAATCGATAAAAATGCAAGAACTCGTCGAGAAAACCGCGTTAACATTTCCAGAAGTCAGTCATGTTTTCTCGAAAATTGGTACGGCTGAGGTCGCTACTGATCCCATGCCACCCAATGTGGCTGATACCTTTGTCATGTTGAAACCAAGAAAAGAGTGGCCAAATCCAAACATGCCTAAAATTCAATTGATCAATCAACTTCATGCCGCATTAAAAAAACTACCGGGTAATAATTATGAATTTACGCAGCCGATCCAGATGCGGTTCAATGAACTTATTTCAGGCGTACGTAGTGATGTGGCTGTCAAACTGTTTGGTGATGACATGAACGTATTACTTAATAATGCCAACAAAATAGCCGCCATTCTAAAACAAATTAAAGGCTCTGCCGATGTGAAGGTGGAGCAGGTATCGGGTTTACCGATGATTACTATCCATATTAATCGTCACTTACTGGCTCGTTATGGGCTGAGTATGTCGCAAGTTCAAAATACGGTTGCGGCTGCGCTGGGAGGTAGTGAAGTTGGTAAGATTTATCAGGGCGATCAGCGGTTTGATTTAACGGTAAGACTCTCTGAAACTTTACGCAAAGATAGTCAAATTTTACATAAAATCTATATTGATTTGCCAGGTTTCAATGACGGGAAACGACATTTTATTCCATTGAGTGAAATTGCTACATTGAACATTAATACGGGTCCGAATCAGATTAGTCGTGAAAATGGCAAGCGACGGATTGTTGTCACGACCAATGTGAGAGGTCGTGACTTACGTTCTTTTGTCGATTCAGCACAAAACCAAATTGATAAAAAGTTATCATTGCCTAGTGGGTATTGGCTTGCTTGGGGTGGCCAGTTTGAACAGCTTGCTTCGGCAACAGAACGCCTCATGATTGTGGTTCCCATCGTGTTGTTACTCATTTTTGTGTTACTGTTTATGTCGTTAGGCAGCGTATCCGATAGCATTATTGTGTTTACGGGTGTGCCTTTGGCCTTAACTGGCGGCGTATTCTCCTTATGGTTAAGAGGGATCCCATTATCAATTTCTGCAGGCGTTGGGTTCATTGCTTTGTCTGGTGTGGCGGTATTAAATGGGTTAGTTATTTTAACGTTCATTAGTAAGCTTGTGCGGCAAGAGTTCCCCATTAAAGAGGCCGTGTTCCAAGGAGCTTTGCAGCGACTGCGTCCTGTGTTGATGACAGCGCTGGTTGCTTCTCTCGGTTTTGTCCCGATGGCTATTTCCACTGGAACGGGTGCTGAGGTGCAACGACCCCTTGCAACCGTGGTAATTGGTGGGATCATTTCATCGACCTTGCTCACATTATTCGTTCTACCTTGTTTGTATTATTTAGTTCATGGTAAACAAGGGAAAAATGTCAGAATACATAAGCAAGGGTAA
- a CDS encoding efflux RND transporter periplasmic adaptor subunit, translated as MKKANQIVIFIITCVWLSVAAAGGDHDHVMHKQPITQQKQVYHTHNKEAIKNQQNSHNDGDHNEEPVVVLSSTAREQNQIKIATAQSQHIEQMLPVFGKIVPIQNKQIDIYPRFAGVVKSLPYRLGDHVEKGNILATIESNESLQNYTIKVPFSGTLIKQHVNVGKLVKPEQAIYELADLSSVWVDLFVYRKDASHVSKDDKVYVNLENNKSTTIESHLHYISPVGNEHTQSIIARATLPNKEMKWIPGLYVDAQIVITSKKVSVAVSRDAIQTLDGKTVVFVETKPNTFSPERVTLGLKDHRFVQVVSGIQSGMRYVSKNSFILKAELEKSSAEHSH; from the coding sequence ATGAAAAAGGCGAACCAAATTGTTATCTTTATTATCACCTGCGTTTGGTTGAGTGTCGCGGCTGCAGGCGGGGATCATGATCATGTAATGCATAAACAACCTATTACACAGCAGAAACAGGTGTATCACACGCATAACAAGGAAGCGATAAAAAATCAGCAGAATTCGCATAATGATGGGGATCACAATGAAGAGCCAGTGGTCGTGTTATCTTCTACAGCAAGGGAACAAAATCAAATAAAGATTGCTACCGCCCAATCACAGCACATCGAACAAATGCTACCGGTGTTTGGGAAAATCGTGCCCATACAAAATAAACAAATTGATATTTATCCTCGTTTTGCTGGTGTAGTCAAATCCTTACCGTATCGATTGGGCGATCACGTAGAGAAGGGCAACATTCTTGCAACCATCGAGAGTAATGAGAGTTTACAAAATTATACGATCAAGGTGCCTTTTTCAGGCACGTTAATCAAACAGCACGTGAATGTGGGCAAGCTTGTCAAGCCTGAACAAGCGATTTACGAATTGGCTGATTTATCTTCCGTATGGGTGGATTTATTTGTATATCGAAAAGATGCCAGTCATGTTTCAAAAGACGATAAGGTTTATGTGAATTTAGAAAACAATAAATCGACGACAATAGAAAGTCATCTTCATTATATTTCACCTGTTGGAAACGAGCATACTCAAAGTATTATCGCAAGGGCAACCTTGCCAAATAAAGAGATGAAATGGATACCGGGGTTATATGTGGACGCGCAAATAGTGATAACTTCCAAAAAGGTATCTGTGGCAGTGAGCCGTGATGCCATCCAAACATTAGACGGTAAAACAGTCGTGTTTGTTGAAACAAAACCAAATACATTTTCTCCTGAAAGGGTGACACTTGGATTGAAAGACCATCGTTTCGTTCAAGTAGTATCAGGTATTCAATCAGGCATGCGTTATGTTTCAAAAAACAGCTTTATTCTAAAAGCTGAACTAGAGAAAAGTAGTGCTGAGCATTCACACTAG
- a CDS encoding TolC family protein — translation MKGKQCKIGRIWLGSLLLLSSMALVQAAPVFTFNHALNVAMQCSPLIKSGIAAIHSANGQLVQSKTYPNPSLNVSTENIAGSGPYQDFNAAETTVMLAQPFPLGGKRQANQAVQQSLIGLSKIELDNIRVNLYVRLGNRYLDVLYAKNWLQTTSKIIRLNQDIVTTLKRKIKAGSGSPLDLMTAQIQLSQSKIAHRLAHQALNATWKRLVLLVGKKNLRYQGVVDRGLPHRLLSYQVLLKKLYQGSLWRAQLMTSEIAYRRIILAKKQAWPDLTVGVGARHFSDTHDNSLVAEFSLPLPIYNRNQGNRMSRLADYNAALSNQQQKMIDLKSELNRLYQQARSSQYQAHMLLKTILPKAKLAVKMARKGYFQGRYPYVTVANAQATLLQTEKQYWRAHTDFDKALIELQGLWGKGIS, via the coding sequence ATGAAGGGAAAACAATGTAAAATAGGCCGGATTTGGCTAGGGAGCTTATTACTTTTAAGCAGTATGGCGTTAGTTCAAGCAGCTCCAGTGTTTACTTTCAATCACGCGTTGAACGTTGCGATGCAATGCAGCCCATTAATTAAGTCAGGAATTGCAGCAATCCACTCTGCCAATGGGCAGTTAGTGCAATCAAAAACATACCCTAACCCTTCGTTGAACGTTTCAACTGAAAATATTGCCGGTAGTGGGCCTTATCAAGATTTCAACGCCGCTGAAACCACGGTTATGCTCGCTCAGCCTTTCCCTTTAGGCGGTAAGCGCCAAGCCAATCAAGCAGTTCAACAAAGCTTAATTGGTCTCAGCAAAATTGAGCTAGACAATATTCGGGTTAATTTATATGTTCGATTGGGGAATCGCTACCTTGACGTACTTTACGCTAAGAATTGGTTGCAGACCACGTCAAAAATTATTCGCCTTAATCAAGATATTGTAACCACGCTCAAACGAAAAATAAAAGCAGGTTCTGGCTCACCGTTGGATTTAATGACAGCCCAAATCCAATTATCACAATCAAAAATAGCACATCGACTTGCCCATCAAGCCTTAAATGCAACCTGGAAACGTTTGGTATTGCTTGTTGGTAAGAAGAATTTGCGGTACCAAGGGGTCGTGGATCGCGGCTTGCCGCACCGCCTGTTATCGTATCAGGTGTTGTTGAAAAAACTGTATCAAGGCTCCCTCTGGCGAGCACAACTCATGACATCAGAGATTGCGTATCGACGGATTATCCTAGCAAAAAAGCAAGCATGGCCTGATTTGACGGTTGGCGTGGGTGCGAGGCATTTTTCGGATACGCATGACAACAGCTTAGTCGCTGAATTTTCACTACCACTGCCCATTTATAATCGTAATCAAGGTAACCGCATGAGTCGGCTAGCTGATTACAACGCAGCGCTATCGAACCAACAGCAAAAAATGATCGATTTAAAAAGCGAGCTGAATCGTTTGTATCAACAAGCCCGCTCCAGTCAATATCAAGCGCACATGTTACTTAAAACCATTTTACCAAAGGCTAAGCTAGCCGTAAAAATGGCTAGAAAAGGCTATTTCCAAGGGCGTTATCCTTATGTCACGGTAGCCAATGCTCAGGCGACGTTGCTTCAAACGGAAAAACAGTATTGGCGTGCGCATACGGATTTTGATAAAGCGTTGATTGAATTACAAGGGCTTTGGGGAAAAGGAATAAGCTGA
- a CDS encoding winged helix-turn-helix transcriptional regulator, with product MNNDDFQDVSRLLKVISQAHRLRILWACLDSAMSVSELMRVMGEPSQSLVSHHLKQLCDANLISARRNGKRMLYQVTDECIRCIIQDIVGHTIGKHK from the coding sequence ATGAATAACGACGATTTTCAGGATGTTTCTCGCTTACTTAAGGTGATCAGCCAAGCGCATCGATTGAGGATCCTCTGGGCATGCCTGGACTCTGCGATGTCGGTCAGTGAACTCATGCGGGTGATGGGAGAGCCTTCTCAATCTTTAGTGAGCCATCATCTAAAACAGTTATGTGATGCGAATTTAATTAGTGCCCGTCGGAATGGCAAACGCATGCTTTATCAAGTCACGGATGAATGTATTCGCTGTATTATTCAAGATATTGTTGGACATACCATTGGGAAACATAAATGA